One window of the Apium graveolens cultivar Ventura unplaced genomic scaffold, ASM990537v1 ctg5390, whole genome shotgun sequence genome contains the following:
- the LOC141702634 gene encoding cationic peroxidase 2-like yields MDSYFNNVSLLLLLLLVTPLALAQTKVGFYSSSCPKAESIVTDTVKKHVKSNTAVAPGLLRMIFHDCFVHGCDASILIDGSDTEKTAVPNLLLRGYDVIEDAKTQLEAACPGVVSCADILALAGRDSTVAVGGLTYKVPTGRRDGLVSLASDTANLPRFTDSVSVQKQKFSDVGLSAQDLVTLVGGHTIGTVACQFVSYRLYNYTGAGDVDPSIDSAFVSTLKSLCPQNGDGNKRIALDYGSGDNFDNSFFKNVQNNRGIMESDQSLWQDSTTKNFVRRFIGIRGLAGLTLNVEFGKAMIKMTNIGVKTGTDGEIRKVCSKIN; encoded by the exons ATGGATTCTTATTTTAACAATGTCTCTCTTCTATTGCTTCTTTTACTTGTCACGCCTTTGGCATTGGCACAAACTAAGGTCGGGTTTTACTCGAGTTCTTGTCCTAAAGCAGAATCAATTGTTACAGACACAGTTAAGAAACATGTTAAGTCCAATACTGCTGTTGCTCCTGGATTGCTAAGAATGATCTTCCATGATTGTTTCGTTCATGGTTGTGATGCTTCCATTCTTATTGATGGTAGCGATACTGAGAAAACCGCTGTACCAAATCTTTTGTTGAGAGGATATGATGTCATTGAGGATGCTAAAACACAACTAGAGGCAGCATGCCCTGGAGTTGTGTCTTGTGCTGATATTCTTGCTCTTGCTGGTCGTGACTCTACAGTTGCG GTTGGTGGATTGACATACAAAGTGCCAACAGGACGGAGAGATGGATTAGTGTCACTAGCTTCAGATACCGCTAATTTGCCAAGGTTCACAGATTCAGTCTCTGTCCAGAAACAAAAATTTTCAGATGTAGGTCTCAGTGCTCAAGATCTCGTCACTCTTGTTG GAGGACACACAATTGGAACAGTTGCCTGCCAATTCGTGAGCTACAGATTATACAACTACACAGGCGCCGGTGATGTTGATCCTTCCATTGATTCTGCATTCGTTTCTACACTCAAATCTCTTTGTCCCCAAAACGGTGATGGAAACAAACGCATTGCCTTAGATTATGGAAGCGGGGACAACTTCGACAACTCCTTTTTCAAAAATGTGCAAAACAACCGCGGAATTATGGAATCAGATCAAAGCCTGTGGCAGGACAGTACAACAAAGAACTTTGTGCGGAGGTTTATCGGTATTAGAGGCTTGGCTGGACTCACTTTGAATGTGGAGTTTGGAAAAGCTATGATTAAAATGACCAATATTGGGGTGAAAACTGGTACTGATGGTGAAATTCGAAAAGTTTGTTCTAAAATTAATTAG